In one Mucilaginibacter sp. PAMB04168 genomic region, the following are encoded:
- a CDS encoding DNA-3-methyladenine glycosylase I, protein MHATSNNQHQPIKRCSWCGTDPLYMKYHDEEWGKEVHDDKVLFEFLVLESAQAGLSWITILRRRDNYRRAFANFDVQKVAAMGADDVERLMQDEGIIRNRLKIASTITNAQLFIAVQKEFGSFDQYLYSFMPNGKPINNQPGTVPARTEISDAISKDMKKRGFKFFGTTICYAHMQATGMVNDHVVGCAFK, encoded by the coding sequence ATGCACGCAACATCCAATAATCAACACCAACCCATTAAACGCTGCTCCTGGTGCGGAACCGACCCGCTTTACATGAAATACCATGATGAAGAGTGGGGCAAGGAAGTGCATGATGATAAAGTATTATTTGAGTTTCTGGTACTTGAATCGGCACAGGCCGGTTTAAGCTGGATCACCATTTTGCGCCGCCGTGATAACTACCGCCGCGCTTTTGCCAATTTTGATGTTCAAAAAGTTGCCGCTATGGGTGCTGATGATGTGGAACGCCTGATGCAGGACGAGGGCATCATTCGTAACCGTCTAAAAATTGCATCCACCATTACCAATGCACAACTCTTTATTGCGGTCCAAAAAGAGTTCGGTTCTTTTGATCAATACCTGTACAGCTTTATGCCTAATGGCAAGCCCATCAACAACCAGCCCGGCACAGTTCCGGCCCGTACAGAAATATCTGATGCCATCAGCAAAGACATGAAAAAGCGTGGTTTTAAGTTTTTTGGCACCACTATTTGTTACGCTCACATGCAGGCTACCGGCATGGTTAATGATCATGTGGTGGGGTGCGCGTTTAAGTAA
- a CDS encoding TolC family protein, translating into MGCFIGINTVNAQDNKVPNAPVLTLREAVEIALQNNYDIRLSRNTSTIASNNVTLGNAGILPSVSGNYTASNSIQSTTQTRSDSTVNQITRANNTGSNYGVSLNWTIFDGFNMFATYDALKERNKLGQIRLQDTIQRTVAGLVNTYFDLINQQKQIEALQSVIAISRTQLRYANDRFQVGRVARLDVYNAQVALNTDTAALIAQQQTFKASKIELNRIMSRDPQTEFNVADTIVVDDKLILANIINQAQTQNPAILSANISQRLSELTLKQVRSTRYPQVSVNTGYVWSNSTNPAGFARVQRSNGLNYGLAATINIFDGFNQWRRERNAKLQIDNSKLNAEQTRIEVEAQISNLFSSYLSGLQLIKIGQSSVELARKSLDISLEKYRLGTITPLEIREAQRNYLDAQAVFYNAQYQSKVAETTLKQITGSINIQ; encoded by the coding sequence ATGGGATGCTTTATAGGAATCAACACTGTAAATGCACAAGATAACAAGGTGCCCAATGCACCCGTTTTAACGTTACGTGAGGCGGTTGAAATTGCGCTTCAAAACAATTATGACATACGGCTGTCCAGAAACACATCAACTATAGCCAGTAACAATGTTACCTTAGGTAATGCAGGCATATTGCCAAGTGTTTCGGGTAACTATACGGCAAGCAATAGTATACAAAGTACCACCCAAACCCGGTCCGACAGTACGGTTAACCAAATAACCAGGGCTAACAACACCGGCAGCAACTATGGTGTAAGCCTTAACTGGACCATTTTTGACGGCTTTAACATGTTTGCCACTTATGATGCCTTAAAAGAGCGCAACAAATTAGGGCAGATCCGTTTGCAGGATACCATCCAGCGCACGGTGGCCGGCCTTGTGAACACTTACTTTGACCTCATTAATCAGCAAAAGCAAATTGAGGCTTTACAAAGTGTAATTGCTATATCGCGTACACAGCTTCGCTATGCTAACGATCGGTTCCAGGTAGGCCGTGTTGCCCGGCTGGATGTATACAACGCTCAGGTGGCTTTAAATACCGATACAGCAGCCCTTATAGCACAGCAGCAAACGTTTAAGGCCAGTAAGATAGAATTGAACCGCATTATGTCTCGCGATCCTCAAACTGAGTTTAACGTGGCCGACACGATTGTGGTAGATGATAAACTGATTTTGGCTAACATCATCAATCAGGCACAAACTCAAAACCCGGCTATCCTTTCGGCAAACATAAGCCAGCGGTTGTCGGAGCTTACATTAAAACAGGTACGGTCTACCCGCTACCCGCAGGTATCAGTTAATACAGGCTATGTGTGGAGCAATAGTACTAACCCGGCTGGCTTTGCCCGTGTGCAGCGGTCTAACGGCTTAAACTATGGTTTGGCAGCTACTATTAACATATTCGACGGCTTTAACCAATGGCGGCGCGAGCGCAATGCTAAATTACAGATAGATAATTCGAAACTTAATGCCGAGCAAACACGTATAGAGGTCGAAGCGCAGATTTCCAACTTGTTCAGCAGCTACCTTTCGGGTCTGCAACTGATCAAAATTGGTCAATCGAGTGTTGAGTTGGCGCGTAAAAGCCTCGACATTTCTCTGGAGAAATACAGACTGGGTACCATTACCCCTTTAGAGATACGCGAAGCACAGCGCAACTACCTGGATGCACAGGCTGTGTTTTATAATGCCCAGTATCAATCTAAAGTAGCCGAAACTACGTTAAAGCAAATAACAGGCAGTATAAACATCCAGTAA
- a CDS encoding efflux RND transporter permease subunit — MSLSSVSIKRPVLATVMSVIIVVFGVIGYKFLGIRDFPSVDPPIVSVSTSYSGANADVIESQITEPLEKAINGVQGIRNISSTSSVGSSNITVEFNLDADLETAANDVRDKVSQAQRQLPQDINAPPVVSKADANADNIITLTVSSNTRNITQINDYAENVLQEALQTIPGVSAINLQGQRQYAMRLWIDPNKLSALSLTASDISAALAQENVELPAGKIEGNNTEVTVRALGKLVTEQDFNNLIIRSDSNRVIRLSDVGYAVLGSANEQTAFKESGVPQVGLAVIPQPGANYVQIAKDFYKRLEQVKKDLPPDIQVQVALDNTRFINQSIEEVEETLIISFVLVVIIIYLFFRDWLIAFRPLIDIPVSLIGAFFIMYVCGFSINILTLLGIVLATGLVVDDGIVVTENIYKKIEEGMPIRKAAFEGSAEIFFAVISTSVTLAAVFLPIVFLQGFTGRLFREFAVVVAGAVLISAFVSLSLTPMLNVKLVRKNHKKSAFYEKTEPFFVRMNTAYTETLITFMKRKWVSVVILVVSIVLVGVLVKVIPSELAPLDDRSLLRYTATASEGATYEYMTKYMDKVSQLVEDSIPEAKINIEIVSPGFGGAGSTNSGFGRIGLVAPDERTRTQAQIADWLNAKLKRMPDARALVVQEQTISGGGSGARTSLPVQFVIQNQDFEKIRKVLPEFFSEVSKSPVFSSSDVNLKFTKPELRITTDRDRARDLGVSVAAISQTLQLYYSAGRLDYFLMSGKQYQVIAQVDRANRDQPLDLKSVYVRSDKGTLVQLDNVVKVEESAAPPAIYHFNRYKSATVQAGLAPGYTIGDGIDEMQRISNKMLDPSFSTALSGPSRDYAESSSNILFAFGFALLLIYLVLAAQFESFMDPVIVMLTVPLAIAGAFVSLWLFNQTLNIFSEIGMITLVGLVTKNGILIVEFANQRMEQGLAKYEAVVEAATARLRPILMTSLAVVLGAVPIAFALGAGAKSRVSLGIVIMGGMMFSLILTLYVIPMMYVLLASKTRHNPDEEIEEEEPKKEPLLIENL, encoded by the coding sequence ATGAGTTTATCCTCAGTAAGTATAAAACGGCCGGTACTGGCCACGGTAATGTCGGTCATTATTGTGGTGTTTGGGGTCATAGGCTATAAGTTTTTAGGTATACGCGATTTCCCGTCCGTAGATCCTCCCATTGTTAGTGTAAGTACCAGCTACTCGGGTGCTAATGCTGATGTTATTGAGTCGCAGATTACCGAGCCGCTCGAAAAGGCCATTAATGGCGTACAGGGCATCCGTAATATTTCATCAACCAGTTCGGTTGGTTCAAGTAACATTACGGTAGAGTTTAACCTCGATGCCGACCTTGAAACAGCAGCGAACGACGTGCGTGATAAGGTATCGCAGGCACAGCGCCAGCTACCGCAAGATATTAATGCCCCGCCGGTAGTGAGCAAGGCCGATGCCAATGCCGATAACATTATTACCCTTACCGTAAGCAGTAACACCCGTAACATTACGCAGATAAATGATTATGCTGAGAACGTATTACAGGAAGCTCTGCAAACCATACCAGGGGTAAGCGCCATCAACCTGCAGGGGCAGCGCCAGTATGCTATGCGCTTGTGGATTGATCCTAACAAGCTATCGGCCTTAAGCCTTACCGCTTCAGACATCAGTGCCGCACTGGCTCAGGAAAACGTGGAACTGCCTGCGGGTAAAATTGAGGGTAACAATACCGAGGTAACCGTACGCGCCCTGGGTAAACTGGTAACCGAGCAAGATTTTAATAACCTCATTATCCGGTCGGATAGTAACCGTGTTATTCGCCTGAGCGATGTGGGTTATGCCGTTTTAGGTTCGGCCAATGAGCAAACTGCTTTTAAGGAATCGGGCGTACCACAGGTGGGTTTGGCTGTTATACCGCAGCCTGGCGCTAATTACGTACAAATAGCCAAAGACTTTTACAAACGCCTGGAGCAGGTAAAAAAAGATTTGCCGCCCGATATTCAGGTACAGGTGGCGCTGGATAATACCCGTTTCATTAATCAATCGATAGAGGAGGTGGAAGAAACGCTGATTATTTCTTTCGTACTGGTGGTAATCATCATTTACCTTTTCTTCCGCGACTGGCTCATTGCTTTCCGTCCGCTGATAGATATTCCGGTATCATTGATCGGGGCATTTTTTATCATGTATGTATGTGGCTTCTCTATCAATATTCTTACCCTGCTGGGCATTGTACTGGCAACAGGATTAGTGGTGGATGACGGTATCGTTGTGACAGAAAATATCTACAAGAAAATAGAGGAGGGCATGCCAATACGCAAGGCTGCTTTTGAGGGTTCGGCCGAGATATTTTTTGCGGTAATATCTACATCGGTAACGTTAGCTGCAGTGTTTTTACCCATTGTGTTTTTGCAAGGATTTACCGGAAGGCTGTTTCGCGAGTTTGCGGTTGTAGTGGCAGGCGCGGTATTAATATCAGCCTTTGTTTCACTGTCCTTAACACCAATGCTGAACGTAAAACTGGTGCGCAAAAACCACAAAAAGTCGGCTTTTTATGAAAAAACTGAGCCGTTTTTTGTGCGTATGAACACAGCCTACACCGAAACGCTGATTACGTTCATGAAACGTAAATGGGTATCGGTAGTGATACTGGTTGTTTCTATTGTGCTGGTTGGCGTGCTGGTAAAAGTAATCCCTTCAGAACTTGCCCCGTTGGATGACCGCAGCTTATTGCGTTACACCGCAACGGCATCAGAAGGTGCTACCTACGAGTACATGACCAAGTACATGGACAAGGTATCTCAACTGGTGGAAGATTCTATTCCGGAAGCAAAAATTAATATCGAGATCGTATCGCCGGGCTTTGGTGGGGCGGGCTCAACCAACTCCGGCTTTGGCCGTATAGGCTTGGTTGCACCTGATGAACGTACCCGAACACAGGCCCAGATTGCTGACTGGCTCAACGCCAAGCTCAAACGTATGCCCGATGCACGGGCCCTGGTTGTGCAGGAGCAAACCATAAGCGGTGGTGGTAGCGGAGCGCGTACATCACTACCGGTACAGTTCGTAATTCAGAATCAGGATTTTGAAAAAATACGTAAGGTACTGCCCGAGTTCTTCTCTGAGGTGAGCAAAAGCCCGGTATTCTCCAGCTCCGATGTGAACTTGAAATTTACCAAGCCCGAGTTGCGCATAACTACTGACCGCGACCGTGCACGGGATTTGGGTGTATCGGTAGCGGCTATTTCGCAAACCTTGCAGCTTTATTATAGTGCCGGCCGTTTAGATTATTTTTTAATGAGCGGTAAGCAATACCAGGTGATTGCACAGGTTGATCGCGCCAACCGCGATCAACCGCTTGACCTGAAATCGGTTTATGTGCGTAGTGATAAGGGCACCCTGGTGCAGCTTGACAACGTGGTTAAGGTTGAAGAAAGTGCGGCTCCACCGGCCATTTATCACTTTAACCGTTATAAGTCGGCCACGGTGCAGGCAGGCTTAGCCCCCGGCTATACTATTGGCGATGGCATTGATGAAATGCAGCGCATATCAAATAAAATGCTCGATCCAAGCTTTAGTACCGCCCTGAGCGGCCCCTCACGTGACTATGCCGAAAGCTCGTCTAATATCCTTTTCGCATTTGGCTTTGCGCTGTTATTGATATATCTGGTACTCGCCGCACAATTTGAGAGTTTTATGGACCCGGTAATTGTGATGCTTACCGTACCGTTGGCTATTGCCGGTGCCTTTGTATCGCTTTGGCTGTTTAACCAAACGCTCAACATTTTTAGTGAGATTGGTATGATTACCTTAGTAGGGTTGGTAACCAAAAATGGTATTTTGATTGTGGAGTTTGCCAACCAGCGTATGGAGCAGGGTCTGGCCAAATATGAGGCTGTTGTTGAAGCGGCTACCGCTCGTTTGCGCCCCATCCTCATGACCAGCTTGGCCGTGGTGTTGGGTGCGGTGCCTATTGCATTTGCGTTAGGAGCAGGTGCAAAAAGCCGTGTATCATTAGGTATTGTAATTATGGGCGGTATGATGTTCTCGCTCATACTCACGCTTTATGTAATACCTATGATGTATGTATTGCTGGCTTCCAAAACCCGGCATAACCCCGACGAAGAAATTGAGGAAGAAGAACCTAAAAAAGAACCTTTATTAATTGAAAACCTGTAA
- a CDS encoding N-acetylglucosamine kinase encodes MILVADSGSSKTDWVLASDKQKPVKFSTGGLNPYFLSEKEIIKIIQDEAPVMVNHFPLIEEIYFFGAGCSSPDRREMVSNALSQIFPRAFISVDSDLLGSAYATCGHRKGIVCVLGTGSNISFFDGEDITVGKHGLGYILGDEGSGTWFGKALVTHYMYGNMPADVYSRFKNTFNLTKDDVINNVYLKRGANSYLASFARFLTDIKHTDYGRQLIRQGMLEFIETNVKSYTEYHQYTCHFVGSIAYFFGDELKELCAENGVSVGKVIRHPIDDLLAFILERNQTQA; translated from the coding sequence ATGATATTAGTTGCCGATAGCGGATCTTCTAAAACCGATTGGGTGCTGGCGTCAGATAAACAAAAGCCGGTTAAGTTTAGTACAGGAGGGTTAAATCCTTATTTTTTATCTGAAAAGGAAATCATTAAAATCATTCAGGATGAAGCCCCTGTGATGGTGAACCATTTTCCTTTAATTGAAGAAATTTACTTCTTTGGCGCCGGCTGTTCCAGCCCCGACAGGCGCGAAATGGTTTCTAATGCCCTTTCACAGATTTTCCCCCGGGCGTTTATCAGTGTTGATAGCGATTTGCTGGGATCGGCATATGCCACCTGTGGCCACCGCAAAGGGATAGTTTGCGTGTTGGGTACCGGTTCAAATATCTCTTTTTTTGATGGCGAAGATATAACAGTGGGCAAACACGGTTTGGGTTATATACTGGGTGATGAAGGTTCGGGTACTTGGTTTGGCAAGGCGCTGGTAACACATTACATGTATGGTAATATGCCAGCCGATGTGTACAGCCGTTTTAAAAACACATTTAACCTTACCAAAGACGATGTGATTAACAATGTATACTTGAAACGTGGTGCTAACTCTTACCTGGCTTCGTTTGCACGTTTTTTAACCGATATTAAACACACCGATTACGGCCGGCAGCTTATACGCCAGGGCATGTTAGAGTTTATTGAAACCAACGTTAAATCATACACCGAATACCACCAGTATACCTGCCATTTTGTGGGATCTATTGCCTACTTTTTTGGCGATGAGCTAAAAGAGTTGTGCGCCGAAAATGGAGTATCGGTAGGCAAAGTTATCAGGCACCCTATTGATGACCTGCTCGCGTTTATTTTAGAGCGTAATCAAACGCAAGCCTAG
- a CDS encoding SDR family oxidoreductase, which yields MKTVLITGANKSIGFETARILAQKGYYVYVGSRDLSKGQQAVELLKADGLTNLEAVQIDVTDKASITAAQNYISQKDGRLDVLINNAGISGSMPQSAESLDVAVIREVYDTNFFGVIEVTQTFLPLLKQADAAVIVNVSSGLGSLTLHIDPTWKYYPVKSAAYGTSKTALNAYTIVLAYELRETTIRVNAIDPGYTATDFNHHQGPLKVEDSAAFVAQYATIGADGPTGKFFSHDTETPNNESPW from the coding sequence ATGAAAACAGTGCTCATAACAGGAGCTAACAAAAGCATTGGCTTTGAAACAGCCAGAATTTTAGCACAAAAAGGATATTACGTGTACGTAGGCAGCCGCGATTTAAGCAAAGGGCAGCAGGCAGTTGAGCTGCTTAAAGCCGATGGCTTAACTAACCTGGAAGCTGTGCAAATAGATGTTACCGATAAAGCATCCATCACTGCAGCACAAAACTACATCAGCCAAAAAGATGGCAGGTTAGATGTGCTCATAAACAATGCAGGCATCAGTGGCAGCATGCCGCAAAGCGCCGAATCGCTTGATGTGGCCGTTATTCGTGAAGTATACGATACCAACTTTTTTGGTGTGATTGAAGTTACCCAAACCTTTTTGCCATTGCTAAAACAGGCAGACGCTGCAGTTATTGTAAACGTAAGTTCTGGCTTGGGCTCGCTTACCCTGCATATCGACCCCACCTGGAAGTATTATCCGGTAAAATCGGCCGCATATGGTACATCTAAAACAGCGCTGAACGCCTACACTATAGTATTGGCTTATGAGCTGCGCGAAACAACGATACGAGTAAATGCAATAGACCCTGGTTACACCGCAACCGACTTTAACCACCACCAAGGCCCGCTAAAGGTAGAAGATTCTGCTGCTTTTGTGGCCCAATATGCTACAATTGGTGCTGATGGACCTACGGGCAAGTTCTTCAGTCATGATACCGAGACACCTAACAACGAAAGTCCTTGGTAG
- a CDS encoding helix-turn-helix transcriptional regulator gives MYASAQETVIPKYPFEPDEATGNPMFRVQQYNCVVNYKQSDFLIPHRKDYYFLALVKRGSSRGWVDTVPYVLKPNSFYFTVPRQVLLKEDISELTSISISFTDEFLALDESGSLKNLPIIQNPDNGHELVLSDADLIFVEDLLEKIQAEYEAKNNWQHNMLLAYTKVLLIYLSRLYQQQISAVAPQPNRVLLKSYLSKIDEWYTQLHEVTAYADIMNISAGHLSEVVKEQSGKPAIVHIHERLIVEAKRLLFHTNQSIKEIAFALGFEDASYFNRFFKRLTDYTPVSYRTTIREMYH, from the coding sequence ATGTACGCATCCGCCCAGGAAACGGTAATCCCCAAATATCCCTTTGAGCCCGATGAGGCTACCGGGAATCCTATGTTCCGGGTTCAACAATATAATTGTGTTGTTAACTACAAGCAGTCTGACTTTTTAATACCCCACCGCAAAGACTATTATTTTTTGGCTTTGGTAAAGCGCGGCAGCAGCCGGGGTTGGGTGGATACAGTACCTTATGTATTAAAGCCCAATTCCTTTTATTTTACTGTTCCGCGCCAGGTGCTTTTAAAGGAAGACATCAGCGAGCTAACCAGTATAAGTATTAGCTTTACCGACGAATTTTTAGCACTTGATGAAAGCGGCTCGCTCAAGAATTTGCCTATTATTCAGAACCCTGATAACGGACATGAATTGGTATTAAGTGATGCTGATCTTATTTTTGTTGAAGACCTGCTTGAAAAAATACAGGCGGAGTACGAGGCAAAAAACAACTGGCAGCATAACATGTTACTGGCCTATACCAAGGTATTACTTATTTATTTAAGCCGGCTATACCAGCAGCAAATAAGCGCTGTTGCACCCCAGCCCAATAGGGTGCTTCTTAAAAGCTACCTTTCTAAGATAGATGAATGGTACACTCAGTTACATGAAGTTACGGCCTATGCCGATATCATGAATATTTCGGCCGGGCATTTAAGTGAGGTGGTGAAAGAACAGAGCGGCAAACCGGCCATTGTGCACATTCATGAGCGCCTCATTGTAGAAGCCAAACGCCTGCTTTTTCATACCAACCAATCTATTAAAGAAATAGCTTTTGCACTTGGCTTTGAAGATGCTTCGTACTTTAACCGCTTCTTTAAACGCCTTACCGACTATACGCCCGTAAGCTATCGCACCACCATCCGCGAAATGTACCATTGA
- the polA gene encoding DNA polymerase I, whose amino-acid sequence MKKLFLLDGMALMYRAHFALSKNPRFTSGGLNTSAVMGFTNTLLDVIRKEKPTHMAVVFDTDAPTERHTDFTDYKAHRQAMPEDLSMAMPYVIKLILGFNIPVITSDGFEADDIIGTLAKKAEQRGYQVYCMTPDKDFAQLVSPNIFIYKPARMGNDMEILGVKEVKEKWEVEDVCQVIDILGLWGDAVDNIPGIPGIGEKTAKSLIKQYGSVENIIKNSHELKGKLRENVENFAEQGIMSKKLATIILDAPVELDEAGLELCGPSRELLEPLFAELEFRTLGRRVFSDDFSITEYKASPNGQQDLFGNPVAGTVRTLAVDVTDIAEPEVQLPAKNINNVPHDYHLVETAEQRAELLALLLQQTEITFDTETTGIDANNCELVGLSFAIKPGEAWYIPVPATYEEAKAIAHEFKPVLENEAIGKVGQNVKYDILVLKWYDIEVKGQLFDTMMAHYILDPDTRHNMDILSENYLGYTPVSITELIGPKGKNQLTMRDVPVEKVKDYAGEDADVTLQLKAVFEPKLQAVEAEDLVNKIEHPLIYVLADVEFEGVRIDENTLKDISKELETDINRLEQTVYEKAGVKFNISSPKQLGEVLFEKLMLDPKAKKTKTGQYQTGEDVLLALASKSDIVRDILDFRQLLKLKSTYVDALPLMVNPKTGRIHTNYNQAVAATGRLSSQNPNLQNIPIRTERGREVRKAFIPRDENHILLSADYSQIELRIIAEISQDPNMLDAFAKNLDIHTATAANVYGVPLEEVTSDQRRNAKAVNFGIIYGQSSFGLSQSLGIPRKEANDIIEQYFVQYAGIKNYMSDTMNFARENGYVKTLMGRRRYLRDINSANATVRGFAERNAINAPIQGSAADMIKIAMINIHREFKAKKLDTRMTMQVHDELVFDVPKHELETVKPIIAHHMKSAIKTEVPIMVEMGTGSNWLEAH is encoded by the coding sequence ATGAAGAAATTATTCTTGTTAGACGGCATGGCCCTGATGTACCGGGCACATTTTGCATTGAGCAAAAACCCGCGCTTTACGTCGGGGGGCTTAAATACGTCGGCCGTAATGGGCTTTACCAATACCCTGTTAGATGTGATACGCAAGGAGAAACCTACACACATGGCCGTAGTGTTTGATACCGATGCCCCTACTGAACGGCATACCGATTTTACCGATTATAAAGCACACCGCCAGGCCATGCCGGAGGATCTCTCTATGGCGATGCCTTACGTTATAAAGTTGATTCTGGGCTTTAATATCCCTGTTATTACCTCTGATGGTTTTGAGGCCGATGACATTATTGGCACGCTGGCCAAAAAGGCCGAGCAGCGCGGATACCAGGTTTATTGCATGACGCCCGATAAAGATTTTGCCCAGCTGGTGTCACCCAACATCTTTATTTACAAACCGGCCCGCATGGGTAACGATATGGAAATATTGGGGGTTAAAGAGGTAAAAGAGAAGTGGGAGGTTGAGGATGTTTGCCAGGTAATTGATATTTTAGGCTTATGGGGAGATGCCGTTGATAACATTCCAGGAATACCGGGTATAGGCGAAAAAACCGCTAAATCATTAATAAAGCAATATGGTTCGGTTGAAAACATCATTAAAAATAGCCACGAATTAAAAGGCAAGTTGCGCGAAAACGTTGAAAACTTCGCGGAGCAAGGTATCATGTCTAAAAAGCTGGCAACCATTATACTGGATGCGCCGGTTGAACTGGATGAAGCCGGATTGGAACTATGTGGTCCGAGTCGCGAATTGCTGGAGCCGCTTTTTGCCGAATTGGAATTCCGTACGCTGGGCCGCCGCGTATTTAGCGACGATTTCAGCATTACCGAATACAAAGCATCACCTAATGGCCAGCAGGATTTGTTTGGAAACCCAGTGGCAGGTACCGTACGTACCCTAGCCGTTGATGTGACCGATATAGCCGAGCCTGAAGTACAATTGCCTGCCAAAAATATTAACAACGTACCACACGATTATCACCTGGTAGAAACCGCCGAACAACGCGCCGAGCTGCTTGCCCTGTTGTTACAGCAAACCGAAATTACCTTTGATACCGAAACCACCGGTATTGATGCAAATAATTGCGAGTTGGTTGGCTTATCATTTGCCATTAAACCTGGCGAGGCCTGGTATATACCGGTACCGGCAACATACGAGGAAGCTAAGGCTATCGCCCACGAGTTTAAACCAGTGCTCGAGAACGAAGCTATTGGAAAAGTAGGCCAGAACGTAAAGTATGATATACTGGTGTTGAAGTGGTATGACATTGAAGTAAAAGGTCAGCTGTTTGATACCATGATGGCCCACTATATTCTGGATCCGGATACCCGCCACAACATGGATATCCTCTCTGAAAATTACCTGGGTTACACGCCGGTATCCATCACCGAGTTGATTGGCCCCAAAGGCAAGAACCAGCTAACCATGCGCGATGTACCGGTGGAGAAAGTAAAGGATTACGCAGGTGAAGATGCCGATGTAACTTTGCAGCTTAAGGCGGTATTTGAGCCTAAATTACAGGCCGTTGAAGCCGAAGATTTAGTTAACAAAATTGAGCACCCGCTCATCTACGTACTGGCCGATGTGGAATTTGAAGGTGTGCGCATAGATGAAAACACTCTTAAAGATATATCAAAAGAACTGGAAACAGACATAAACCGGCTTGAACAAACCGTTTATGAGAAGGCAGGCGTAAAGTTCAATATTTCATCTCCAAAACAACTGGGAGAGGTGTTGTTCGAAAAACTCATGCTGGATCCTAAGGCCAAGAAGACCAAAACCGGCCAATACCAAACCGGTGAGGATGTGCTGCTGGCGCTGGCCAGCAAAAGTGATATTGTGCGCGATATATTGGATTTCCGCCAGCTGCTGAAATTAAAATCTACCTATGTGGATGCACTGCCACTTATGGTGAATCCAAAAACCGGCCGCATACACACGAATTATAACCAGGCCGTGGCCGCAACAGGACGTTTAAGCTCGCAAAACCCTAACCTGCAAAATATCCCGATACGTACCGAGCGTGGCCGCGAGGTGCGGAAGGCTTTTATACCGAGGGATGAAAACCACATCCTGCTATCGGCAGATTACTCTCAGATTGAGCTACGCATTATTGCTGAAATAAGCCAGGACCCTAATATGTTGGATGCCTTTGCCAAGAACCTGGACATTCACACCGCTACGGCGGCCAATGTATACGGCGTACCGCTGGAAGAAGTAACAAGCGATCAGCGCCGTAATGCCAAGGCCGTAAACTTTGGTATCATATACGGGCAGTCGTCATTTGGCTTATCACAAAGCTTGGGTATTCCGCGTAAAGAGGCTAATGATATTATTGAGCAGTACTTTGTGCAGTATGCCGGCATCAAAAACTACATGAGCGATACCATGAACTTTGCCCGCGAAAACGGCTATGTGAAAACGCTGATGGGTCGCCGCCGTTACCTGCGCGATATAAACTCGGCCAATGCAACCGTACGCGGCTTTGCCGAGCGAAACGCCATTAATGCCCCTATACAGGGCTCGGCTGCCGATATGATTAAGATAGCCATGATCAACATCCACCGGGAGTTTAAAGCCAAAAAACTGGATACCCGCATGACCATGCAGGTGCATGATGAGTTGGTGTTTGATGTACCCAAACACGAATTAGAAACCGTTAAACCCATTATTGCTCATCACATGAAAAGTGCCATCAAAACCGAGGTGCCCATCATGGTAGAAATGGGAACCGGCTCCAACTGGCTCGAAGCGCATTAA
- a CDS encoding response regulator produces the protein MYSGFKTCLLIDDNYIDNFVTRRILESSHFAETIIVQQSATDAITAIREGSLKPDVIFLDLRMPLMNGFEFLQEYDKLKEQDKTAAKIFMLSSSLDPVDVKRSDQNKYITQFIHKPLTQKILDGLTA, from the coding sequence ATGTATAGTGGCTTTAAAACATGTTTGCTCATTGACGATAATTACATAGATAATTTCGTTACCCGCAGAATACTGGAATCCAGTCATTTTGCTGAAACTATTATTGTACAGCAATCGGCCACTGATGCAATCACTGCTATAAGGGAAGGCTCTTTAAAGCCCGATGTAATATTTCTGGATTTGCGCATGCCTTTAATGAACGGGTTTGAGTTTTTGCAGGAGTATGATAAGCTGAAGGAGCAGGATAAAACTGCCGCTAAAATTTTCATGCTTTCTTCCTCACTTGACCCTGTTGACGTTAAGCGTTCTGATCAAAATAAATACATTACACAGTTTATACACAAACCTCTTACCCAAAAAATTCTGGACGGACTGACTGCATGA